A section of the Kluyveromyces lactis strain NRRL Y-1140 chromosome F complete sequence genome encodes:
- the SPO14 gene encoding phospholipase D (similar to uniprot|P36126 Saccharomyces cerevisiae YKR031C SPO14 Phospholipase D catalyzes the hydrolysis of phosphatidylcholine producing choline and phosphatidic acid involved in Sec14p-independent secretion required for meiosis and spore formation differently regulated in secretion and meiosis), translating to MLQDTEYHGQVIPGIKDEAGELSMRRNPGSMQNVSENGLEKPSRTLNEASSQSMDGESYTDAESSAAENRANTDQDTHNSDFEASVKNLKFMGVPNSSVYDKRTDSGDQDVEHDSVEETNQSAFQGNRKFRRNYQDMFWKKEFGQAIRRLSKLTNVTKNQWPGIGEREQSTATHETMNEHDVYIQDMASDFVDTMLAGSPAALLAGSIFMKDDNGVTRAPLLLTIVSISVKPLPIPENSRPNIRRRLSIASSMHSDRSVNPDNPNFKEGYHTKYLLEMEYGIGENRLKWEIVRSYKDVASLHNRLKLTSFQQNTVNKFYIDNNRYSEMHLPHFPRFDDHLKKKRDMSNEKNFNSNAGNHEPPEMNFTPRSSTQLSTERYQSKHLRPLFQDQDDSNKPMHYRIERYLKLLNVALSLRPQANRLFQFYEMSPIGTLLSYENGYHGKQGYMLIRSTAKSQGWRVSHFKFNDFKAMIERHTTKWFLVRHSYITYVSDIYSTTPLDVFLVDSKFKISCSGYSTNDLEEIDFDPFQHDNLKSKISTKLLITLENSERKLQMIVKSEYLMKLWVKSIIDMSKSTIWSQKYRFDSFAPVRQNCFCKFLVDGRDYFWSLSEALRMAKDVIFIHDWWLSPELYMRRPVRGNQNYRIDRILKEKAEQNVKIFIVVYRNVGSTVGTDSLWTKHSLLSLHHNIHVIRSPNQWLQNTYFWAHHEKFTVIDNTVAFVGGIDLCYGRFDTPDHVLHDEQTDLEDQIFPGKDYSNARVCDFYDLDKPFQSMYDRSMVPRMPWHDVQMMTVGEPARDLSRHFTQRWNYLLRQKRPSRPTPLLTPASDLTKDELENSYFFQELKDQSTCEIQVIRSAGNWSLGLKDTEHSIQNAYLKLIETSDYYIYIENQFFVTSSSWDGVVIENKIGDAIVDRIVKANSEGKPWMAFIVIPLMPGFNAEVDEAEGSSVRVIMQCQYQSISRGETSIFAKLKKLNIDPIQYIQFYSLRKWSTIGADDKLVTEQLYVHAKVMIVDDRSCIIGSANINERSMLGNRDSEVAVIVRDKELVESRMNGKEYLAGRFPFELRQRLMREHLGCDVDLVEFIERKFEKLRIMAQLNSNTLNTIPLEALSKMKDSTKNESAMVELAFREILNEKHSPQWYEKYQDTVENFGIIQQLQTANNSEDKLGESLNDNKPAPLPERKKNRYVHVDIKSAYHSFNYRAGEANRGIRDKKNISSDSRLINNSFHDRDVDGHGPDNWKNVDSKPAIYNDVSKQLKAWGEEILNNTIDKATNERFSSILPDRANVEEYLNSSHVKYMNKWKLLKRLCYLQYLSFKKEKGLYEVKKNGDVTIAKHRTQNFQDSFADKGQLDDEMVEGMLKQMLPPISEQTSNLSAAQYIDPYQFDDPLCESFSQDLWFTIALRNTVLFRMVFHCQPDSSVQTWREYKEFQTFYKGFDSYQDKAIQLERKRLGKTPAVIASSHDAMDAIERVPSEVESTNVTLEKGKHLFELSASDIAMDSVDEGNRAVSNEESKNSENADRQYNNQHAATDNIFKMKMTSQLLYGTKDRMFDRETAKKLLERIHGHLVVFPVDWLCKEVESNNWFYNVDRLPPIDIYD from the coding sequence ATGCTCCAGGATACTGAGTATCATGGCCAGGTCATTCCTGGAATTAAGGATGAGGCTGGAGAGTTGTCAATGAGAAGGAATCCAGGTTCGATGCAGAATGTATCTGAAAATGGACTTGAAAAGCCAAGCAGAACATTGAATGAGGCTAGTTCCCAATCAATGGATGGTGAAAGTTATACGGATGCCGAGAGTAGTGCTGCTGAAAACAGAGCAAACACTGATCAAGATACACAtaattctgattttgaagCAAGTGTtaagaatttgaagtttaTGGGGGTCCCAAATTCCTCTGTTTATGACAAAAGAACTGACTCTGGGGATCAAGACGTGGAGCATGATAGTGTTGAAGAAACGAACCAGAGTGCTTTTCAGGGAAATAGGAAGTTTCGAAGGAATTATCAAGACAtgttttggaagaaagagtTCGGCCAAGCAATAAGAAGACTATCGAAATTAACTAACGTCACCAAAAATCAATGGCCAGGAATCGGCGAAAGAGAACAATCCACTGCAACACACGAAACTATGAACGAACATGACGTTTACATACAGGATATGGCCTCTGATTTCGTCGATACTATGCTGGCAGGTTCGCCTGCTGCATTACTAGCAGGTTCGATTTTTATGAAAGATGATAATGGGGTCACTAGAGCGCCTTTGCTTCTTACAATAGTATCAATATCTGTTAAACCTCTTCCAATTCCAGAGAATTCTCGTCCTAATATCAGAAGACGTTTATCCATTGCCTCGTCTATGCACTCAGACAGATCTGTAAATCCAGATAATCCGAATTTTAAGGAAGGATATCATACAAAGTATCTACTGGAGATGGAATACGGGATCGGTGAAAATCGTTTGAAATGGGAGATAGTACGATCGTACAAAGATGTGGCATCCCTTCATAATCGCTTGAaattaacttcttttcaacaaaatacTGTTAACAAATTTTACATTGACAATAATAGATACAGCGAGATGCATTTGCCTCATTTCCCCAGATTCGACGatcatttgaagaagaaaagagacatgtcaaatgaaaaaaatttcaacagtaATGCTGGAAATCATGAGCCGCCCGAAATGAATTTTACTCCAAGATCTTCCACTCAGTTATCAACTGAGAGGTATCAGTCAAAGCACTTGCGACCCTTGTTTCAGGATCAAGATGATAGCAACAAGCCAATGCATTacagaattgaaagatattTGAAACTCTTGAACGTGGCGCTATCATTGAGACCGCAAGCCAATAGATTATTCCAATTTTACGAAATGTCTCCTATCGGTACATTATTAAGCTATGAGAACGGATACCATGGAAAACAAGGATATATGTTAATAAGATCGACTGCAAAATCACAAGGCTGGCGTGTTTCACATTTTAAATTTAACGATTTCAAGGCTATGATCGAGAGACATACAACGAAATGGTTTCTGGTAAGGCATTCATATATCACTTATGTGAGTGACATCTATTCAACAACACCACTAGACGTATTCCTTGTTGATAGCAAATTTAAAATTTCATGTTCTGGTTATTCTACCAACGACTTGGAAGAAATCGATTTCGATCCATTTCAACATGACAATTTAAAATCTAAAATATCCACAAAGTTGCTGATAACTTTAGAGAATAGTGAGCGAAAATTGCAGATGATTGTCAAATCTGAATACTTAATGAAACTTTGGGTAAAATCAATTATAGATATGTCGAAGTCTACGATCTGGTCACAAAAGTATCGATTCGACAGTTTTGCTCCTGTCAGACAAAACTGTTTTTGCAAATTCTTGGTCGATGGTAGAGACTACTTCTGGTCATTGAGCGAAGCTCTAAGAATGGCTAAAGATGTTATTTTCATCCACGATTGGTGGTTATCTCCAGAATTATATATGAGACGCCCTGTGCGAGGAAATCAGAATTATCGTATCGATCgtattttgaaagaaaaagcagAGCAGAATGTCAAAATCTTCATTGTTGTCTATAGAAATGTTGGTTCGACAGTTGGAACAGATTCTCTTTGGACTAAGCATTCGCTTTTAAGTTTACATCATAATATCCATGTAATCAGATCTCCAAACCAGTGGCTACAAAATACATATTTCTGGGCCCATCATGAGAAGTTCACAGTTATTGATAATACTGTAGCATTTGTGGGAGGAATTGATTTATGTTACGGGAGATTTGATACTCCAGACCATGTTTTGCATGATGAACAAACGGATTTAGAAGATCAGATATTTCCTGGTAAAGACTATTCCAATGCAAGAGTGTGCGACTTCTACGACCTAGATAAGCCATTCCAGTCCATGTATGACAGATCAATGGTACCTAGAATGCCTTGGCATGATGTCCAAATGATGACAGTTGGTGAGCCCGCAAGAGATTTGTCTAGACATTTTACCCAAAGATGGAATTACCTCCTACGACAAAAACGTCCTAGTAGACCTACTCCCTTACTAACTCCAGCATCAGATTTGACAAAAGATGAACTCGAGAACTCATATTTCTTCCAGGAACTTAAAGACCAATCCACTTGTGAAATTCAGGTAATCAGAAGTGCAGGTAATTGGTCACTAGGATTGAAAGACACAGAGCATTCGATTCAAAACGCATATTTGAAGCTGATAGAAACGTCTGATTACTATATTTACATCGAgaatcaattttttgtGACAAGCTCTAGTTGGGATGGTGTagttattgaaaataaaattgGTGATGCAATTGTGGACAGAATTGTCAAAGCCAATAGCGAAGGAAAACCTTGGATGGCTTTTATTGTAATTCCATTAATGCCTGGTTTCAACGCTGAGGTGGATGAAGCTGAGGGTTCTAGTGTTAGAGTTATTATGCAATGCCAATATCAGTCAATATCCAGAGGAGAAACGTCGATATTTGCAAAGCTTAAGAAATTAAATATTGATCCTATCCAGtatattcaattctatTCATTAAGGAAGTGGTCAACAATAGGTGCAGATGATAAGCTAGTGACAGAACAACTTTATGTGCATGCTAAAGTTATGATAGTTGACGACCGTAGCTGTATTATCGGTAGTGCcaatatcaatgaaagaTCTATGTTGGGTAACAGAGATAGTGAAGTTGCCGTGATTGTAAGAGATAAAGAACTAGTTGAATCCAGAATGAATGGAAAGGAGTATTTGGCTGGTAGATTCCCGTTCGAATTAAGACAAAGATTGATGAGAGAACATCTAGGATGTGATGTGGACTTGGTTGAATTTATCGAAAGAAAGTTCGAGAAACTAAGAATTATGGCGcaattgaattcaaatactttAAACACCATTCCTCTCGAAGCACTCAGTAAAATGAAGGATTCCActaaaaatgaaagtgCTATGGTAGAGCTAGCGTTTAGAGAAATTCTCAACGAAAAACATAGTCCTCAATGGTACGAGAAATACCAAGATACAGTGGAAAATTTTGGTATAATTCAACAACTACAGACAGCAAACAATTCAGAGGATAAATTAGGAGAGTCGCTAAATGACAACAAGCCTGCACCTCTTcctgaaagaaaaaaaaacagatATGTTCATGTAGATATTAAGTCTGCGTACCACTCCTTTAATTACCGTGCTGGAGAAGCAAATAGGGGCATAAGAGATAAGAAGAATATCAGTTCTGATTCAAGATTGATAAATAACTCCTTCCACGATCGCGATGTAGATGGTCACGGTCCAGacaattggaagaatgtCGATTCCAAACCAGCTATTTACAACGATGTTTCCAAGCAATTAAAGGCCTGGGGCGAAGAAATTCTCAACAATACAATAGATAAAGCCACAAACGAGAGATTTTCATCCATTCTCCCGGATAGGGCAAATGTGGAAGAGTACCTAAACAGTTCCCACGTCAAATATATGAACAAATGGAAGCTTTTGAAGAGATTGTGCTACCTACAATACCTGTCCTTCAAGAAGGAGAAAGGATTGTACgaagttaaaaaaaatggtgACGTAACCATTGCAAAACACAGAACTCAAAACTTTCAAGACAGCTTTGCCGACAAAGGTCAATTGGACGATGAAATGGTGGAAGGGATGCTTAAACAAATGCTACCACCAATCAGCGAGCAAACCTCCAATCTATCTGCTGCTCAATACATTGATCCATATCAGTTCGATGATCCATTATGCGAGTCTTTTTCTCAGGATCTATGGTTTACGATTGCTTTAAGGAACACTGTTCTTTTCAGAATGGTCTTCCATTGCCAGCCGGATAGTTCAGTGCAAACATGGCGGGAGTATAAGGAATTCCAAACGTTTTACAAGGGCTTTGATTCATACCAGGATAAAGCCATACAACTAGAGAGAAAAAGACTAGGCAAAACACCGGCTGTTATAGCATCGTCTCATGATGCTATGGATGCCATTGAGCGCGTTCCAAGCGAGGTAGAATCTACAAATGTCACTCTCGAAAAGGGTAAACATCTTTTCGAACTATCTGCCAGCGATATTGCAATGGACAGCGTTGATGAGGGTAATCGAGCTGTATCCAACGAAGAAAGTAAAAACTCCGAGAATGCAGATCGTCAATATAATAACCAACATGCAGCTACTGACAACatattcaagatgaaaatgacaTCGCAGCTTCTTTACGGTACGAAAGACCGTATGTTCGATCGTGAAACTGCAAAAAAATTATTGGAACGTATACATGGCCATTTGGTAGTATTCCCAGTGGACTGGCTCTGCAAAGAGGTGGAATCTAACAACTGGTTCTACAACGTCGATAGATTACCACCAATTGATATATACGATTGA
- the DID2 gene encoding Did2p (similar to uniprot|P69771 Saccharomyces cerevisiae YKR035W-A DID2 Class E protein of the vacuolar protein-sorting (Vps) pathway associates reversibly with the late endosome has human ortholog that may be altered in breast tumors): MSRNSMNLENTLFQLKFTAKQLNKQAAKAAKEEKQEVNKLKKIINESEEIGKLYASNAIRKRNERVQLLKLASRVDAVASRVQTAVTMRQVSTSMAQVCRGMDKALQSMNLQQITMVMDKFEQQFEDLDASVNVYEDMGANADAVVVDGDKVDELMNQVADENGLELKHSAALTDLPDVKEAPAAVVNEEKEDKLAERLRALRG, translated from the coding sequence ATGTCTCGCAATTCTATGAACTTGGAGAATactttatttcaattgaaattcaCTGCAAAGCAGTTGAACAAACAAGCTGCCAAGGCTGCCAAAGAGGAGAAACAGGAGGTTAATAAGCTCAAGAAGATAATAAATGAGAGTGAAGAGATTGGTAAACTATATGCGTCTAATGCTATCAGAAAGCGCAATGAAAGAGTCCAACTCTTAAAATTGGCATCAAGAGTAGATGCAGTCGCATCAAGAGTACAAACTGCTGTCACTATGAGACAAGTATCAACGTCTATGGCACAAGTATGTCGCGGGATGGACAAAGCACTTCAGTCAATGAACTTGCAGCAGATCACAATGGTTATGGATAAATTTGAACAACAATTTGAAGACCTTGACGCAAGCGTTAACGTATATGAGGATATGGGAGCGAACGCAGATGCAGTTGTAGTCGATGGTGATAAAGTTGACGAACTAATGAATCAAGTAGCAGACGAAAATGGGCTAGAGTTGAAACATTCGGCTGCATTAACTGACTTACCTGATGTAAAGGAAGCACCGGCTGCTGTAGtcaacgaagaaaaagaggaTAAGCTTGCAGAAAGATTAAGGGCACTTCGTGGTTGA
- the CCT7 gene encoding chaperonin-containing T-complex subunit CCT7 (highly similar to uniprot|P42943 Saccharomyces cerevisiae YJL111W CCT7 Subunit of the cytosolic chaperonin Cct ring complex) → MNFGNQTPTIVVLKEGTDSSQGRGQIISNINACLAIQDTLKPTLGPLGSDILIVTSNGKTTISNDGATILKLLDVVHPAAKTLVDISRAQDAEVGDGTTSVTILAGELMKEAKPFLEEGISSHIIMKGYRKAVELAVAKINEIAVDISNENNSRDLLERCARTAMSSKLINNNADFFVKMCVDAVLTLDQEDLDDKLIGIKKISGGAMEDSLFVDGVAFQKTFSYAGFEQQPKTFKNPKILSLNVELELKAEKDNAEVRVEHVEDYQAIVDAEWQIILDKLQQIEDTGANIILSKLPIGDLATQYFADRNIFCAGRVATEDMNRVIQAVGGSVQSTTSDIKPEHLGTCELFEEVQIGSERYNLFKGCPQAKTCTLLLRGGAEQVIAEVERSLHDAIMIVKRALQNKLVVGGGGAIEMEISKYLRDYSKTIAGKQQLIINAFAKALEVIPRQLSENAGFDSVEILNRLRMAHSKGEKWYGVDFDNETIGDNFNKFVWEPALVKINALSSATEATNLILSVDETIKNKESDSAGASMAPPQGARGRGMPMPMQ, encoded by the coding sequence ATGAACTTTGGCAATCAAACACCTACTATTGTTGTCCTTAAGGAGGGAACCGATTCCTCCCAGGGTAGAGGCCAAATCATCTCTAACATCAATGCCTGTTTGGCAATTCAAGATACGTTGAAACCAACTTTGGGTCCGTTAGGTTCTGATATATTGATTGTGACATCTAACGGTAAGACGACTATCTCCAACGATGGTGCTACAATTCTTAAATTATTAGACGTTGTTCATCCAGCAGCGAAGACACTAGTTGACATTTCCAGAGCTCAGGATGCTGAAGTTGGTGATGGTACCACAAGTGTGACCATTTTAGCTGGTGAATTGATGAAGGAAGCAAAGCCTTTCTTAGAAGAAGGAATCTCTTCTCATATTATCATGAAGGGTTACAGAAAGGCAGTAGAACTGGCTGTAGCtaaaatcaatgaaattgcGGTTGATATTTCCAATGAAAACAATTCAAGAGATTTGCTAGAACGTTGTGCTAGAACCGCGATGTCCTCTAAGTTAATCAATAATAACGCTGATTTCTTTGTGAAGATGTGTGTGGATGCAGTGTTAACATtagatcaagaagatcttgatgataaaTTGATTGGTATCAAAAAGATTTCTGGTGGGGCTATGGAAGATTCTTTATTCGTTGACGGTGTCGCCTTCCAAAAGACTTTCTCGTACGCTGGGTTCGAACAACAACCAAAGACTTTCAAGAATCCTAAGATCCTTTCTCTAAACGTTGAATTAGAACTAAAGGCAGAAAAAGATAATGCAGAAGTGAGAGTTGAACATGTCGAAGATTACCAAGCTATCGTTGATGCTGAATGGCAAATCATTTTGGATAAGTTacaacaaattgaagacaCAGGTGCCAACATCATTTTATCTAAATTACCAATTGGTGACTTGGCCACTCAATATTTTGCTGATAGGAACATCTTCTGTGCCGGTAGAGTCGCAACTGAAGATATGAACCGTGTTATCCAGGCTGTCGGAGGCTCTGTGCAATCTACCACTTCTGACATAAAACCAGAACATCTAGGAACTTGTGAACTGTTTGAAGAAGTGCAAATTGGTTCTGAACGTTACAACCTTTTCAAAGGATGTCCACAAGCTAAAACCTGTACGTTGCTACTTAGAGGTGGTGCTGAACAAGTTATCGctgaagttgaaagatCCCTACATGATGCTATTATGATCGTTAAAAGGGCTCTACAAAATAAACTAGTAGtaggtggtggtggtgctATAGAAATGGAAATCTCAAAATATCTAAGAGATTATTCAAAGACCATTGCCGGTAAACAACAATTAATTATCAATGCATTTGCCAAAGCATTAGAAGTTATACCAAGACAGTTAAGTGAAAACGCAGGTTTCGACTCTGTGGAAATCTTGAACAGACTAAGAATGGCTCACAGTAAAGGTGAGAAGTGGTATGGTGTTGATTTTGACAATGAAACCATCGGtgataatttcaacaaatttgTCTGGGAACCTGCTTTAGTCAAGATTAATGCCCTAAGCAGTGCTACTGAAGCTACCAACCTGATTTTGTCCGTGGATGAAACCATTAAGAATAAAGAGAGTGACTCTGCAGGAGCTAGTATGGCTCCTCCACAAGGTGCTAGAGGAAGAGGAATGCCAATGCCAATGCAATAA
- a CDS encoding GATA-type transcription factor (some similarities with uniprot|P42944 Saccharomyces cerevisiae YJL110C GZF3 GATA zinc finger protein and Dal80p homolog that negatively regulates nitrogen catabolic gene expression by competing with Gat1p for GATA site binding function requires a repressive carbon source dimerizes with Dal80p and binds to Tor1p), protein MTLEEKSSTVIAAVNQPAVLSDSRDQIINDMKEQKRTDPVAVLYPVRSNDSSASSSRKSGSDARNMDDTIKDIKPNNPASNPVCKNCYTSTTPLWRRDEHGSVLCNACGLFLKLHGRPRPISLKTDVIKSRNRKSSHHDSPNDKKRKDPALLTPNSSTKKKKNNAYNMNNDIVTQNDNAHQNHQAQTSQQFPQPLTPQVSWQSQNVELSEDMKFHKILPKNNQGKGNPLPHLSNILSVSSATPMTGDFPTPNSPRLSHLHRPPPHLATINEILSNSNAQHMSQTSPPAQFSQSTVGKPLDNSSSNHQQQQGTQLPSIMSNHSQQSLQNTAVLPPAQLPLQQQPQPQLSQPLLMQQESKSSYFSTSPPPLELQHTVAHSTSSSSSNLHFNSQSQQQSVRQQPQQNQRPQESAASNQCTQSSANVTLSNDILNNSHPPTSPVIKEESKPSVSLILQSQEEVIKLKTRISELELVTDLYKRHVFELDSRCKALEQELLSVHRQQQKQ, encoded by the coding sequence ATGAcacttgaagaaaaaagtagTACCGTGATTGCGGCGGTCAATCAGCCTGCCGTTTTATCCGATAGTCGTGATCAGATAATAAACGACATGAAGGAACAGAAAAGGACCGATCCTGTTGCTGTTTTGTATCCAGTACGGTCCAATGATTCCAGTGCAAGTTCTAGTCGGAAAAGCGGCTCTGATGCTCGAAACATGGATGATACGATAAAGGACATCAAACCGAATAATCCTGCAAGCAACCCTGTCTGTAAGAACTGTTATACGTCAACTACACCGCTCTGGCGTAGGGATGAGCATGGGTCTGTCTTGTGTAATGCATGTGGTCTATTTTTGAAGTTGCACGGGAGACCAAGACCTATCAGTTTGAAGACTGACGTTATCAAATCCCGTAATCGGAAGTCATCTCATCACGATAGTCCGAACGACAAGAAGAGGAAAGACCCCGCTTTGCTAACACCGAACAGTTCtacaaagaagaaaaaaaacaatgcTTACAATATGAATAATGACATTGTTACACAGAATGACAATGCACATCAAAACCACCAAGCTCAGACTTCTCAGCAATTTCCGCAGCCATTAACACCCCAGGTCAGTTGGCAAAGTCAAAATGTTGAGCTCTCTGAGGATATGAAGTTCCATAAAATCCTGCCAAAGAATAACCAGGGCAAAGGCAACCCACTGCCACATCTATCCAACATTCTGTCCGTTTCTAGCGCTACTCCCATGACAGGTGACTTCCCAACTCCAAATTCCCCTAGATTATCACATTTACACAGACCACCGCCACATCTAGCCACCATCAATGAGATCTTATCGAATAGCAACGCTCAACATATGTCTCAGACTTCACCTCCGGCGCAGTTTAGTCAATCAACAGTTGGGAAACCATTAGACAATTCGAGCTCTAATcatcagcaacaacaaGGCACTCAACTTCCAAGCATCATGAGTAACCATTCTCAACAGTCATTACAAAACACTGCCGTACTACCTCCTGCTCAGCTGCCGCTGCAACAGCAACCACAACCTCAACTATCTCAACCATTACTGATGCAACAGGAAAGTAAATCTTCATATTTTTCTACGTCTCCTCCCCCGCTAGAACTGCAGCACACTGTCGCTCACAGTacgtcttcatcatcaagTAACCTGCATTTTAATTCACAATCTCAACAACAATCAGTTCGCCAACAACCACAACAAAATCAACGCCCACAAGAATCAGCTGCGTCGAACCAATGTACGCAATCGAGCGCTAATGTTACCTTGTCAAATGATATACTGAATAATTCACATCCTCCAACCTCGCCGGTAATAAAGGAAGAATCTAAACCCTCCGTATCTTTGATTCTGCAAtctcaagaagaagtaataaaactgaaaacaaGAATTAGCGAACTAGAACTAGTTACAGATCTCTACAAACGACATGTCTTTGAACTCGATTCGAGATGTAAGGCATTAGAACAAGAACTCCTATCAGTTCATCGGCAACAACAAAAACAGTGA